Proteins encoded in a region of the Cydia splendana chromosome 19, ilCydSple1.2, whole genome shotgun sequence genome:
- the LOC134800198 gene encoding cytochrome P450 4C1-like yields MFLLLALACVALAWWARWCARRRRLLALAEQLPGPPALPVLGNALILIRNPEGIFVTFDKLKEEYGRAFRFWLGPDLNYCITEPDYVKILLQSRKLNERGPQYKYMVDFLGYGILSGSGPVWRKQRKLISPNYSHKAIENYSYVFNEETGFLLQRLRARPAGKSFNIYEEVVKTTTYTVCQTLFGLSREQTMKLPYLQEIVNETHQIYAEAFMRMTKWYLQIEPYYWLSQYYPRHKRFIQKTKHMADAVVKHRLEKLNDTSLIELDDSEIAFNKHDAFSTVDKLILTKSIDYDEMLKQIFTIFTTSQETSANIASFLLLMMAYHPECQEKLYAEIKEVFGGEDRHVTDEDVKRMPYLDMVFKEVVRLFPIAAMVQRTVMEDIDISHGVTLPAGSSLTVLIFHLHRDKEFWPDPDTFDPERFSPERSAARDPNCYIPFSLGSMNCLGRHFGTKLVKTVCIRVVREFRLASPETYADLKLLCAVSVESVNGYPVFLNPRLN; encoded by the exons ATGTTCCTATTATTAGCATTGGCGTGTGTGGCGCTGGCGTGGTGGGCGCGATGGTGCGCGCGGCGCCGGCGGCTGCTGGCGCTGGCCGAACAGCTGCCCGGCCCGCCAGCACTGCCCGTGCTCGGCAACGCCCTGATATTAATTAGAAACCCAGAAG GAATATtcgtcacttttgacaagcTCAAGGAGGAGTACGGCCGTGCATTCAGATTCTGGTTAGGACCCGATCTTAATTATTGTATCACAGAACCTGACTACGTCAAA atTCTTCTTCAAAGCAGAAAATTAAACGAAAGAGGCCCGCAATACAAATACATGGTAGATTTCCTAGGCTATGGTATTCTCAGCGGATCAG GTCCAGTATGGCGGAAGCAGAGAAAGCTAATTAGCCCGaattatagccataaagctatAGAAAACTATAGTTATGTATTCAATGAAGAAACTGGCTTCTTACTGCAGAGACTCAGGGCGCGACCTGCGGGGAAGTCATTTAATATCTACGAAGAAGTCGTCAAAACGACCACCTACACGGTCTGCC AAACTTTATTCGGCTTGAGCAGAGAGCAGACGATGAAGCTCCCCTATCTTCAGGAAATTGTAAATGAAACACATCA GATATACGCAGAAGCGTTCATGAGAATGACAAAATGGTATCTACAAATTGAGCCTTACTACTGGCTTTCACAGTACTACCCAAGGCATAAAAGGTtcatacaaaaaacaaaacatatGGCGGACGCTGTAGTCAAACATAGACTTGAAAAACTAAACGATACAAGCTTAATTGAACTCGACGACAGCGAAATTGCGTTCAATAAGCATGACGCTTTTAGTACTGTGGATAAGTTAATTTTGACAAAATCAATCGATTATGATGAAAtgttaaaacaaatatttaccatatttACAACG AGTCAAGAAACATCAGCGAATATTGCTTCTTTCCTACTACTGATGATGGCCTACCACCCCGAATGCCAG GAAAAACTGTACGCAGAGATAAAGGAAGTATTTGGCGGGGAAGACCGGCATGTGACCGACGAGGATGTAAAGCGTATGCCGTACTTGGACATGGTATTCAAGGAGGTCGTCCGGCTGTTTCCGATCGCGGCGATGGTGCAGCGCACGGTTATGGAAGATATCGatataa GTCATGGCGTTACCCTCCCAGCAGGCAGTTCCCTGACCGTGTTGATATTCCACTTGCACCGCGACAAGGAGTTCTGGCCGGACCCGGACACCTTCGACCCGGAGCGGTTCAGCCCTGAGCGCTCCGCGGCGCGCGACCCCAACTGCTACATCCCTTTTAGCTTGGGCTCCATGAACTGTTTAG GAAGACACTTCGGCACCAAACTGGTGAAGACCGTCTGCATCAGGGTTGTGCGTGAGTTCAGGCTGGCCTCTCCGGAGACCTACGCGGATCTCAAGCTGCTGTGCGCCGTGTCAGTCGAGTCTGTCAACGGATACCCAGTGTTCTTGAACCCTAGACTCAACTaa